The bacterium genome segment GCTTACGTGGATCGGGAAAAACAACTCTGATGGCGCAGGCGTATTGGGAAACAAAAAGTTTTGAAGCATACAAACTTTATATTTCGGCCGATCATATCGTTCAGATATTGGGGTTGAATTTATATGATGTGCTGATGGTGTATGAGGAATTGATCGGCATGCCGGTAGAGAAATTAGAAAAACCTTTATTTCTTTTTATTGATGAGGCGCAATATGACGAAAAATGGGGCATTGTGCTGAAAAATATTTATGACCGATCCAATAAAGTTTTTATTTTTGTTACCGGTTCGTCCGCCTTGGCGATGAATGTTAATCCCGATGTTGCAAGAAGAACAATTTATGAAAAATTATTTCCATTAAGCTTTACGGAATATCGAAAGATAAAAGAAGGCAGATTTGAAGAAAAAGGTTTATGTTCCGAAATGCGGCGCGCCGTTTTCGAATCGGCATCGGCAAAAGATGTATTTGATAAAGTTAAAAATTTGGAAAAGAAAATTAATTCGTATTACTTTGGGTTGGATAAAAATGAGATAGATAAATATCTGCGGTACGGTTCTTTGCCTTTTATGGTTTCTTTAAAAAACGAAGCATTGGTTTATGATCAAATTAACAAAACACTTGATCGGATAGTTAACAGCGACGTTGCAAAAACCGGACGATTTAATTTGGAAATCGTATCAAAAATACCTGCGATCTTGTATGCTCTCGCTGACATGGATCAAGTGAATTTTTCAAAATTAGCGGGAACATTTGAAATTAGCCGTCCTAAAATAATGGAAATTTTCGATGTTTTGGAACGTACTGAAACATTGATAAGAGTTTATCCGCACGCCTCACATTTGGGACAATCGAGAAATCCGTCTAAATACCTGTTTTCTTCGCCGGCTTTTCGTGCGATGTATTTTAGTATGATCGGTAATATTATTTCGGGAGAAAACGCTAAAGGAAAGTTGCTTGAAGATTTGGTTGGGATGTATTTAAACAGATTCTTATACAAAAAAATAAATACTTCCTTGACTTATGATAATGGTCAGGGCGGAGCCGATTTTATTATCGGTTATGGCAAAGATAAGGTTGTCTTGGAGGTGGGGGCGGGGAATAAGGGTTATAAACAAATTGTCAAAACGGCTCAAAAAGTGCCGGCTAAATACGGTCTGGTAGTTTGCGATAATGATCTTGATTATAGTGAAGAAAATAATGCGGTAAAAATACCGTTGAAATATTTTTTACTGATCTGATTTACACACAGGATAAGGAAAAGACGTGTTAGACCACCTTCAAGGTGGAGCACGGTTGCTCTTCCTTGAAGGTGGTGTGGGTTATG includes the following:
- a CDS encoding AAA family ATPase; its protein translation is MNNEQKSKIINYLNDQVYQAEFRAKAYVFDEDNQRRPNRNIYVKIKKYLDDFYHGDRSVRWLTLTGLRGSGKTTLMAQAYWETKSFEAYKLYISADHIVQILGLNLYDVLMVYEELIGMPVEKLEKPLFLFIDEAQYDEKWGIVLKNIYDRSNKVFIFVTGSSALAMNVNPDVARRTIYEKLFPLSFTEYRKIKEGRFEEKGLCSEMRRAVFESASAKDVFDKVKNLEKKINSYYFGLDKNEIDKYLRYGSLPFMVSLKNEALVYDQINKTLDRIVNSDVAKTGRFNLEIVSKIPAILYALADMDQVNFSKLAGTFEISRPKIMEIFDVLERTETLIRVYPHASHLGQSRNPSKYLFSSPAFRAMYFSMIGNIISGENAKGKLLEDLVGMYLNRFLYKKINTSLTYDNGQGGADFIIGYGKDKVVLEVGAGNKGYKQIVKTAQKVPAKYGLVVCDNDLDYSEENNAVKIPLKYFLLI